A single genomic interval of Arthrobacter methylotrophus harbors:
- a CDS encoding phosphotriesterase-related protein, with the protein MAPFSRTVLGDIESTEMGYTMPHEHILTHPQGHGSKNEDDHLLNDYGKAVQMLTEYKEIGGGTIIEATPKTWGRNAAGMLKAAQETGVHVIACTGYICQEHGMEPNITDRGVDDIAQEMINDIEVGMDGTEARAGWIKVGTAYMYVTPGEDMVIRAAVLAANKTGAPISTHTTGGTMGIEQLEIAASEGFDLTRMTVAHVDRNPDLWYHRKMLETGANLIYDGPGKAKYYPDSVRIDLLRQLVADGFEDQVMLCNDMGRRSHHTVYGFGPGWQWIKQRFIPRLLEEGLTEEQIHKFMYTNPARAFSFAPAS; encoded by the coding sequence ATGGCACCCTTCAGCCGTACAGTGCTCGGAGACATCGAGTCAACGGAAATGGGCTATACGATGCCCCACGAGCACATCCTCACCCACCCCCAGGGGCACGGAAGCAAGAACGAAGACGACCATCTCTTGAACGACTACGGCAAGGCCGTGCAGATGCTCACCGAATACAAGGAGATCGGTGGAGGCACGATCATCGAGGCCACCCCGAAGACCTGGGGGCGCAACGCCGCCGGCATGCTGAAGGCAGCACAGGAGACCGGCGTGCACGTCATCGCCTGCACCGGTTACATCTGCCAGGAACACGGCATGGAGCCGAATATCACCGACCGAGGGGTCGACGACATCGCTCAGGAGATGATCAATGACATCGAGGTCGGCATGGACGGCACCGAGGCGCGGGCCGGCTGGATCAAGGTCGGCACCGCCTACATGTATGTGACGCCGGGTGAAGACATGGTCATCCGCGCCGCCGTGCTGGCCGCCAACAAGACCGGCGCCCCGATCAGCACCCATACCACGGGCGGCACTATGGGCATTGAACAGCTCGAGATCGCCGCATCCGAGGGCTTCGATCTCACACGCATGACTGTCGCGCACGTCGACCGCAACCCTGACCTTTGGTACCACCGCAAGATGCTCGAGACCGGCGCTAACCTGATCTACGACGGCCCGGGCAAGGCCAAATATTACCCGGACAGCGTCCGCATCGATCTGCTGCGCCAGCTCGTCGCCGACGGATTTGAGGACCAGGTGATGCTTTGCAACGACATGGGTCGCCGCTCCCACCACACGGTCTACGGATTCGGCCCCGGTTGGCAGTGGATCAAGCAGCGTTTTATCCCGCGCCTGCTTGAGGAGGGCCTCACCGAGGAACAGATTCACAAGTTCATGTACACCAACCCCGCCCGGGCGTTTAGCTTCGCTCCCGCCTCGTGA
- a CDS encoding orotidine 5'-phosphate decarboxylase / HUMPS family protein → MGHVAIQLALDTKDTGTALAMAHACRNVVDVIEVGTVLCLNDGLRAVTALRAVFPDKPVVADIRIARAGEKFAAMAFAAGADRVTVIGESGPAVIEGAVRAARSAGGDVEVELGASWSENEVLRWVDAGVGHIIAHRSKLGPLRDDDEIAAILARLGAMDLGAAHVTLAGGIKAGELVDSGGLAFDTVAIGSAIVGAADPAAAAAGLRAELDTRARGVNLA, encoded by the coding sequence ATGGGCCACGTCGCCATCCAGCTCGCGTTGGATACCAAAGACACAGGGACCGCTCTTGCCATGGCCCACGCCTGCCGGAACGTCGTTGACGTGATCGAGGTCGGGACCGTCCTGTGCCTCAACGACGGACTCCGAGCGGTCACGGCATTGCGCGCCGTATTTCCCGACAAGCCGGTGGTAGCGGACATCCGCATAGCCCGCGCCGGCGAGAAGTTCGCCGCGATGGCTTTCGCGGCCGGAGCGGACCGCGTCACCGTGATAGGCGAATCAGGGCCTGCGGTCATCGAGGGAGCCGTTAGGGCGGCAAGATCCGCCGGCGGCGATGTCGAGGTGGAGCTGGGCGCGTCCTGGAGCGAGAACGAAGTACTGCGGTGGGTCGACGCGGGTGTGGGCCACATCATTGCACACCGCTCCAAGCTCGGCCCCCTTCGCGACGACGACGAGATCGCCGCGATCCTGGCCCGGCTCGGGGCGATGGATCTTGGTGCCGCGCACGTCACCCTCGCCGGTGGCATCAAGGCCGGTGAACTCGTGGACTCAGGGGGCCTCGCCTTCGACACCGTTGCGATCGGCTCGGCTATCGTCGGCGCAGCCGACCCGGCCGCGGCGGCTGCCGGGCTCCGCGCGGAACTCGATACACGCGCCCGGGGGGTGAACCTGGCGTGA
- a CDS encoding sugar kinase: MSRFDVTAIGEGGLRFSVPSGVRLERTASLDVNVAGAEANVLSGLASLGWKAGWVSALPETPLARRVECQLRSYGVDLAGVHHATVGRLGTYYVEYGPAPRPTQVYFDRADTAFTRMTVADVDWDLLLDTRIIHLTGITAALSPTVMEILTETLDRAEAAGVPVSFDVNYRANLWNPREATRALQPFIERAEILFVRHEDLQTLYGYDPDPAKALDAALALTKARYIIMSCGELGVFAFLDGRRVTVPALPVDIIDRLGAGDGLAAGFLHGWLDGHVEVAVEQGAAMAALALAQTGEQVVTTRGELDAVMLGSASRLRR; encoded by the coding sequence GTGAGCAGGTTCGACGTCACCGCGATCGGCGAGGGCGGCCTGCGCTTCAGCGTGCCATCCGGAGTCCGGCTCGAGCGCACCGCATCCCTGGATGTCAACGTCGCCGGGGCCGAGGCGAACGTCCTCAGCGGCCTCGCCTCCCTCGGTTGGAAAGCCGGCTGGGTGAGTGCACTCCCAGAAACTCCGCTGGCCCGCCGCGTCGAGTGCCAGCTGCGGTCCTACGGCGTCGACCTAGCCGGCGTGCACCATGCCACGGTAGGGCGCCTCGGGACATACTACGTTGAATACGGGCCAGCACCACGACCCACCCAGGTGTACTTCGACCGCGCGGATACCGCGTTCACGCGGATGACCGTCGCGGACGTGGACTGGGACCTCCTGCTCGACACTCGCATTATCCATTTGACCGGCATCACCGCTGCCCTGTCGCCGACGGTGATGGAGATCCTGACCGAGACCCTCGACCGGGCGGAGGCGGCCGGAGTGCCGGTGTCGTTTGACGTGAACTACCGGGCGAACCTCTGGAACCCTCGGGAAGCCACCCGCGCACTGCAGCCCTTCATTGAACGTGCCGAGATTCTCTTCGTGCGCCACGAGGACCTGCAGACCTTGTACGGCTACGACCCGGATCCCGCCAAGGCCTTGGACGCAGCGCTGGCGCTCACCAAGGCACGCTACATCATCATGAGCTGCGGCGAGCTGGGCGTGTTCGCATTCCTTGACGGTCGACGCGTCACCGTGCCTGCACTGCCGGTGGACATCATCGACCGACTCGGTGCCGGCGACGGCCTCGCCGCTGGCTTCTTACACGGCTGGCTGGATGGCCATGTGGAGGTCGCCGTCGAGCAAGGGGCGGCGATGGCAGCCCTCGCCCTTGCGCAGACGGGCGAACAGGTCGTCACGACTCGTGGAGAACTCGACGCGGTCATGCTCGGCTCTGCCTCACGGCTGCGCCGATAA